A portion of the Nerophis lumbriciformis linkage group LG37, RoL_Nlum_v2.1, whole genome shotgun sequence genome contains these proteins:
- the LOC133577522 gene encoding uncharacterized protein: MEEDLRVVEEEQGDVLNQDESSEENSDNSFVKRGRGRPKSSQKPKVNIPDLNLMELVSGISNSEPALGFKNLAGGEEYTPKKRGRPSGSVNKSTAEKALDNSSSDKPKRGRGRPSGSGKRKVENLSSDDESNEWGPKKRGRPKSSAKKTPQPKEVELDDNGIPKTPRGRGRPRMSSSERKQVPADDDPLRPKRGRGRPKGSLNKKLFDEARLQAGRPRRKHIPPSRLEIRVPRKTGKRGRPRNEMSGRGRPRKYPLPSTEGSKKRGWKPLGRPRKHPLVGVPGKAPGGRGRGRPRKSEAGTGGHLRKYEGSPRKRGRPRKYPLSSTGESSKPKIWKPLGRPRKHPLVDPPEGASDAPRRAPGRPRKSETKRGAHLRKPNSTPRPPKPILGADDTPRTRGRPKGSVNKKKEQKESEVDSEPWNHSDADNAAADAEEEQVADVPAEEEEEEDEEERRIESEDGDAQE, encoded by the coding sequence ATGGAAGAAGACTTGAGAGTGGTTGAAGAAGAACAAGGAGATGTTCTAAACCAAGACGAGTCTAGCGAAGAAAATTCTGACAACAGTTTTGTGAAAAGGGGCAGAGGAAGACCCAAAAGTTCTCAGAAGCCGAAGGTCAATATTCCAGATTTAAACCTCATGGAGCTGGTGTCTGGCATTTCGAACAGTGAACCCGCACTGGGGTTCAAGAACCTGGCCGGCGGTGAAGAGTACACTCCCAAAAAGAGAGGCAGGCCAAGTGGGTCGGTCAACAAAAGCACAGCTGAGAAGGCTCTAGACAACAGCAGCTCCGACAAGCCGAAAAGGGGAAGGGGTCGTCCTTCGGGGTCTGGCAAGCGCAAAGTGGAAAATCTCTCCAGCGATGATGAGAGTAATGAATGGGGGCCGAAGAAGAGAGGTCGGCCGAAAAGTTCTGCCAAAAAGACACCTCAGCCCAAAGAGGTGGAGTTGGATGACAACGGCATCCCGAAGACTCCGAGGGGCAGAGGAAGGCCGAGGATGAGTAGCTCAGAGCGAAAGCAAGTTCCGGCAGATGATGACCCACTGCGCCCCAAGAGGGGACGAGGACGTCCAAAAGGCTCGTTGAACAAGAAACTGTTTGATGAGGCCCGCCTCCAAGCAGGACGTCCGCGAAGAAAGCACATTCCTCCTTCCAGGCTGGAGATTCGGGTTCCCCGGAAGACAGGGAAGCGCGGGCGACCCAGAAATGAAATGTCGGGAAGGGGTCGTCCAAGGAAGTACCCACTGCCTTCCACAGAGGGGTCCAAAAAGCGAGGTTGGAAGCCTCTGGGGAGGCCGAGGAAGCACCCCCTTGTCGGTGTCCCAGGGAAAGCTCCGGGAGGCAGGGGCCGTGGTCGGCCACGCAAATCGGAAGCTGGAACAGGCGGACACCTACGCAAGTACGAGGGATCCCCGCGAAAAAGAGGTCGTCCAAGAAAATATCCCTTGTCCTCGACGGGGGAATCTTCCAAGCCAAAAATATGGAAGCCTCTCGGAAGGCCGAGGAAACATCCTCTTGTTGATCCTCCAGAAGGAGCCTCAGACGCCCCGCGCCGTGCCCCAGGTCGACCCCGCAAGTCCGAAACCAAGAGAGGCGCCCACCTACGCAAACCTAACTCCACGCCGCGCCCCCCGAAACCCATCCTAGGTGCGGACGACACACCACGTACAAGAGGTCGTCCCAAGGGATCGGTTaacaagaaaaaagagcaaaaggaGAGTGAGGTGGATAGCGAACCCTGGAACCATTCCGACGCTGACAACGCCGCCGCAGACGCCGAGGAGGAACAGGTGGCAGACGTGCCcgccgaggaggaggaggaagaggatgaaGAGGAGCGCCGCATTGAGTCTGAGGATGGCGACGCTCAGGAGTGA